From the genome of Desmospora profundinema, one region includes:
- a CDS encoding ABA4-like family protein yields the protein MTLYETLFALTSVAMPFWLLMILLPSWRVTRLLASLAVFPLYLAVLYAVGLVTAIGDTGFGFIQDFGSAEGVIRLLSHPDFALLAWIHLLCFDLAIGHSIYRDNMEHHYVPRPVQSILLFLVLMFGPFGWLCYLAIRRIRRTKAAQDAHSQ from the coding sequence GTGACCTTGTATGAAACATTGTTCGCCCTTACGAGCGTCGCCATGCCGTTCTGGTTGCTGATGATATTGCTGCCCTCTTGGCGGGTTACACGGTTACTGGCGAGTCTAGCCGTTTTTCCCCTGTACCTCGCCGTGCTTTATGCGGTTGGGCTCGTCACCGCTATTGGAGATACGGGTTTTGGTTTCATTCAAGACTTCGGTTCAGCCGAGGGAGTCATCCGACTCTTATCCCATCCGGATTTCGCTTTGCTCGCTTGGATTCACCTGCTTTGCTTCGATCTGGCGATCGGTCATTCCATTTATCGCGATAACATGGAACATCACTATGTCCCAAGGCCGGTTCAGTCCATACTCTTATTCCTCGTCCTGATGTTTGGTCCGTTTGGATGGTTGTGCTACCTTGCAATACGAAGAATCAGACGCACTAAAGCTGCGCAAGACGCCCATTCTCAGTGA
- a CDS encoding glycosyl hydrolase family 18 protein, whose protein sequence is MRNRYELNSKSSPGEGSPNPSSQESTNSIPPSRHRLRSRALILLLSIFVLWAGYGASTTPTSVSPPTSHSETSDTPSSSMNRDGNGGIWDHGAEEEEDDWHPLLEWEPPENTSSSNPNSSGPPSQSTSSLMYNNWHNPDLTLFPPIHPRERVVVGRDGTLPEQEPGESENSPSPGSATPPPNLHGLAVWFPSWDEEDALQRLEQNLDSIHEVHFLWYNLGPDGTITAVSEERETTEKALSLAREKGVQVIPAIGNRFSAGLTREILQNEEKRDRLTRQISTLVQARGYDGIDILFQPMEETEREAFAGWIESLATILHQKEKVLHVTVHPQTGRGTSHSVQRSQDWRRIGQAADRVKIMAFNYSWDHPGPSTPLDWLDEVILHATEEIEPSKVTIALSTVGWIWPEGQAEAQRTFSYSSVAKLSENQRLQPNRDENGELHLKIEEKGERYHAWYPDGESVLVKWRWIKEHHPDIGGLALWYLGSEDPDLWSGHFDLTTE, encoded by the coding sequence TTGCGTAACCGATACGAACTAAATTCCAAATCGTCACCGGGAGAGGGCTCTCCCAATCCCTCTTCACAGGAATCGACCAACTCCATCCCTCCATCCCGGCATCGACTTCGTTCCCGGGCACTGATCCTTTTGCTGTCCATCTTCGTTCTGTGGGCAGGGTACGGAGCATCCACCACACCGACTTCCGTTTCTCCTCCCACCTCCCATTCGGAAACATCCGACACTCCCTCTTCGAGCATGAATCGGGATGGAAATGGCGGGATTTGGGACCATGGGGCGGAGGAAGAGGAGGATGACTGGCACCCTCTTCTGGAATGGGAGCCTCCAGAGAATACATCTTCCTCTAATCCCAACTCTTCCGGCCCCCCTTCCCAGTCTACATCCTCTCTTATGTACAACAATTGGCACAATCCGGATTTAACCCTCTTCCCTCCAATTCATCCGCGCGAGAGAGTCGTCGTCGGCCGGGATGGCACGTTGCCTGAACAAGAACCCGGAGAGAGTGAAAATTCACCCTCACCGGGCTCTGCCACGCCTCCTCCCAATTTACATGGTTTAGCGGTCTGGTTCCCTTCCTGGGATGAAGAAGACGCGTTACAACGGTTGGAACAGAATCTCGATTCGATCCACGAAGTCCATTTTTTATGGTATAACCTGGGTCCCGATGGAACGATTACGGCCGTCAGCGAGGAAAGGGAAACAACAGAAAAAGCCCTTTCTCTCGCCAGGGAGAAAGGCGTCCAGGTGATCCCCGCTATCGGTAACCGCTTCTCTGCAGGGTTGACACGGGAAATCCTGCAAAATGAAGAAAAACGCGACCGATTGACTCGTCAAATATCGACATTGGTACAAGCGCGTGGATATGACGGCATCGACATTCTCTTTCAGCCTATGGAGGAAACCGAACGGGAAGCATTCGCCGGTTGGATCGAATCGCTTGCAACCATTCTCCATCAGAAAGAGAAGGTATTGCATGTGACGGTCCACCCGCAAACCGGCCGTGGGACATCTCATTCCGTGCAACGTTCCCAGGACTGGCGTCGGATCGGACAAGCGGCCGATCGAGTCAAGATTATGGCTTTCAACTACAGCTGGGATCATCCCGGCCCTTCCACGCCACTCGATTGGCTGGATGAAGTGATTTTGCACGCTACAGAGGAGATCGAACCGTCAAAAGTCACCATCGCCTTGTCGACGGTGGGGTGGATTTGGCCTGAAGGACAAGCGGAAGCGCAACGAACTTTTTCATACTCATCCGTCGCCAAGCTTTCAGAAAATCAACGGCTTCAACCCAACCGGGACGAAAACGGAGAACTCCATCTGAAAATCGAAGAAAAGGGAGAACGATATCACGCCTGGTATCCGGACGGCGAAAGCGTTCTGGTTAAATGGCGGTGGATAAAAGAGCACCACCCCGACATCGGTGGGTTGGCTTTATGGTACCTCGGAAGCGAAGATCCCGATTTGTGGAGCGGTCACTTCGACCTTACGACTGAATAA
- a CDS encoding TetR/AcrR family transcriptional regulator: MSKNINLRELKKARTKLLLLQTTLDLIGQGSMKDLHVEDICRKAEISKVTFFNYFSKKEELFCYFMGIWGLHRAVEQHLHPLRGIAGIRRIFHRVAEEDLRSSGVMLNLIRFLAGTDGKPDVPPITDAEKQVLYPEWDDITEWDLPHLYELFRHFLQESVEDGEVTAEMPLETLTLVTISQFYGAFLSGHNGGVADMKMHYDMHLRLLLANPSDSDVGWIIDKNE; this comes from the coding sequence ATGAGTAAAAACATTAACCTGAGAGAATTGAAAAAAGCCAGAACAAAGCTGCTGCTGTTACAGACGACTCTTGACCTGATTGGCCAAGGTTCCATGAAAGACTTGCATGTGGAAGACATTTGCCGCAAAGCGGAGATATCAAAAGTCACCTTCTTTAATTACTTTTCCAAGAAGGAGGAGCTGTTCTGTTATTTCATGGGGATCTGGGGGCTGCATCGTGCGGTTGAGCAACACCTCCATCCGCTTCGCGGGATCGCCGGTATTCGGCGCATTTTTCATCGTGTAGCCGAGGAGGATCTCCGATCATCCGGAGTGATGTTAAACTTGATTCGGTTTCTCGCCGGTACGGACGGTAAACCGGACGTCCCGCCCATTACAGACGCGGAGAAGCAAGTACTTTATCCGGAATGGGACGACATTACCGAATGGGATCTGCCCCATTTGTATGAGCTGTTCCGACATTTTTTACAAGAAAGCGTGGAAGATGGAGAAGTGACGGCAGAAATGCCTTTGGAAACATTGACGCTTGTCACCATCAGTCAGTTTTACGGCGCGTTTTTATCCGGACACAATGGTGGAGTCGCGGATATGAAAATGCATTACGATATGCATTTAAGGTTGTTGCTTGCCAACCCGTCAGACAGCGATGTCGGATGGATCATAGATAAAAATGAATAA
- a CDS encoding YugN family protein: MIPLSSPLEGVTGSFVTIDRLFNGEGFVLGGGYEYDHGYYDKALDWEENKEHRAYLRIPVTAVEGSIGTRTATLQVGKPFVLKHQYQTGVDHDANIGFLSATVNQFAEPADPDDAVEQKWLRRAQAELNQLEHRFREHSR; this comes from the coding sequence TTGATCCCTTTATCTTCCCCTCTGGAAGGAGTCACCGGCAGTTTCGTGACCATCGACCGCCTGTTTAATGGCGAAGGATTCGTTCTCGGCGGTGGATATGAATATGACCACGGTTACTACGATAAAGCCCTGGATTGGGAAGAAAACAAAGAACACCGAGCTTATCTCCGGATCCCGGTCACTGCTGTTGAAGGCAGTATCGGAACACGAACAGCCACACTCCAAGTCGGCAAGCCTTTTGTGCTCAAGCATCAATACCAAACCGGCGTAGACCATGATGCCAATATCGGATTCCTTTCCGCTACCGTTAACCAATTCGCAGAACCAGCGGATCCAGATGATGCCGTAGAACAAAAATGGCTTAGACGCGCGCAAGCGGAGTTAAACCAATTGGAACATCGTTTTCGGGAACACTCGCGTTAA